The following proteins come from a genomic window of Mycobacterium sp. DL:
- a CDS encoding acyltransferase: MAITPPGRDRAVDVVRLAALVIVMFGHCALLLATIDSNGVRIGNLIGEVPAVAPVTWIVQVMPLFFLAGGAAGAYGYHAGTPWGSWLFARAQRLCRPVFWYLAAWSVGLLVVRFTLGAESAADLGAESVALLWFLGVYLVVLAFVPALTRVTTGRAVAVMLAALLVAAGAMDGIRAAAGTPAAGVANFVIVWLIPVAIGVAYARHLITTRVAFAVAVAAFAAQVALVAAGPYETSLVVTGVEQFSNTAPPTLVLALHCTWMSCVFVLFAGAIRRWAERPRVWRVVAIGNGGAMTLYLWHIPAIAIAAFSLHALGLDAYDVNAADFWALLALRAVVFAVVMAVLFQALSPLEHRPLPWWDAPVGATGARATAAGALICTAGVALVLMAKFGLSGPSGWAALAGFVTAAAAARFFAGASARPESHTPEVLIPSRKGTSMTSDGR, translated from the coding sequence ATGGCTATAACCCCGCCGGGACGCGACCGCGCCGTCGACGTCGTGCGCCTCGCCGCACTCGTGATCGTGATGTTCGGCCACTGCGCGTTGCTGCTGGCCACCATCGACAGCAATGGTGTCCGCATCGGGAACCTGATCGGCGAGGTGCCCGCCGTCGCTCCGGTCACCTGGATCGTGCAGGTGATGCCGTTGTTCTTCCTCGCCGGAGGTGCCGCGGGGGCTTACGGCTACCACGCCGGGACGCCCTGGGGATCCTGGCTGTTCGCCCGCGCGCAGCGATTGTGCCGGCCCGTGTTCTGGTATCTCGCAGCGTGGTCGGTGGGCCTGCTGGTCGTCCGGTTCACGCTGGGCGCCGAGTCGGCGGCCGACCTGGGTGCCGAGAGCGTGGCGCTGCTGTGGTTCCTCGGCGTCTACCTCGTGGTGCTGGCCTTCGTTCCTGCCCTGACACGCGTCACCACCGGCCGCGCCGTCGCGGTCATGCTGGCGGCGCTGCTGGTAGCCGCCGGCGCAATGGACGGGATCCGGGCCGCTGCGGGCACGCCCGCGGCCGGCGTCGCCAACTTCGTGATCGTCTGGCTCATCCCCGTCGCCATCGGCGTGGCCTACGCGCGTCATCTGATCACCACCCGGGTCGCATTCGCGGTCGCGGTGGCGGCGTTCGCCGCCCAGGTCGCGCTCGTCGCAGCCGGGCCCTACGAAACGTCGCTCGTCGTCACCGGGGTCGAGCAGTTCTCCAATACCGCCCCGCCCACGCTGGTGCTGGCGTTGCACTGCACGTGGATGTCGTGTGTCTTCGTGCTGTTCGCCGGCGCGATCCGACGCTGGGCCGAACGCCCTCGCGTGTGGCGCGTCGTCGCGATCGGCAACGGGGGAGCGATGACGCTGTACCTCTGGCACATCCCGGCCATCGCGATCGCAGCATTCAGCCTGCACGCACTCGGTCTGGACGCCTACGACGTGAACGCCGCCGACTTCTGGGCCCTGCTGGCGCTGCGGGCCGTGGTGTTCGCCGTGGTGATGGCAGTGCTGTTCCAGGCTCTCTCGCCTCTGGAGCACCGCCCGCTGCCCTGGTGGGACGCACCGGTCGGGGCCACCGGCGCCCGCGCCACTGCCGCCGGCGCGCTGATCTGCACCGCCGGTGTCGCGCTGGTGCTGATGGCGAAGTTCGGGCTGAGTGGACCCTCGGGGTGGGCCGCGCTCGCCGGCTTCGTCACCGCTGCGGCCGCCGCGAGGTTCTTCGCGGGTGCGTCGGCGCGGCCGGAAAGCCACACGCCAGAAGTCTTGATCCCGTCCAGAAAAGGGACCAGTATGACAAGCGATGGCCGATGA